CATTACTTTCTTAAGGAACTCATCGTCAAGTTCGATTATTGGAAAGTCAGTCTTTATCTCCTCTATGTCTACTGTCTCATGTATGAACCTGAGGGCCTCCCTGAAGAATTCGTCGGCTTTGAGCTCGACCTCCGGCGGAACGCCATCAACCTTCGCTCTGTATGCATAATAGACCTCCGTGAGCCATTTGAAGGCTTCCCTGAACTCATCTCTGTCCTCCCTGAGGAGCTTGTAGTGGTGCCTTATCTCCCTGTACAGCCTCCCGAACTCCTCCCCTTTATTTGTTCTAAAGAGCCTTTCAACGGCAGCCATTATGGCCTCCCTACCTCTTCCCGGCTCAAGGCCATCAAAGTATCCCATAGCCTTGGAGATCTTTTTCCTGAGCTCTTCCTTTATCTCTTCGACGCTGTAAGCGGCTCCTTCGATGTCAGCCTCGTTATAGATCTCCAGTGCCCTCTTCAACTCCTTGAATATGCCCACGTAATCTATAACGAGGCCGAAGGGCTTGACGTTCTCGCCGTTCTTGATGAAGGGCCTGTTGGTTCTCGCTATTGCCTGAAGGAGCCTGTGCTCCTTGAGCGGCTTGTCCAGATACATGGTTTGAAGGATCGGGGCGTCAAAGCCTGTGAGAAGCATATCGGTAACTATCAGGATTTTTGGAGTTTCTTTGTTCCTGAAATCCTCACGAATTCTCTCGCGGATTTCAGCCATGTCTTTTCCTGGGAAACGCTCTTCAAGTTCCCTCTGATACTCCTTAATAACCTCGCCCTCATCCCGGTTGAACGTCATCACGACCTCGGTGTACTCCCTTGGCAAATACTTGTCGAGGGCATGCTTGTATAAGACGCAGGACTCCCTGTCAACCGCTACCACCATTGCTTTAAACGGCTCCACGCTCTCCCTATAGTGTCTTGCTATGTCCTGGGCTATGGTTTCGATCCTCTTCGGGTTTTTCAGGAACACCTTTATCGCGTTGAGCCTCTTCTTGAGCTTCTCCTCCACCCTTCCGCGGTACTCCTCCGGGATTTCCTCAAGCTTCGATGAGAGAAATGCCTCAAGGAGCTCCCTCTTTAGGTGAACGTCCTCCTCAAGCCTCGCCTGGTAGGCTATCTTCACGGTAAAGCCGTCCTCGATGGACTGCGTTATGAAGTACCTGTCGAGGTAGGGCCTGTCCTTATAGCCGAAGGTGGCGTAGGTGTCGCGCCCTTTCTTTGCTATCGGGGTTCCCGTAAAGGCGAAGAAGGACGCGCTCTTGAGTATCGAGCGCATAGTCGAAGCAAGCTCGCCGTACTGGGTTCTGTGTCCTTCGTCTATGAGAACCACGACGTCTTTGCGGTTCATTATTGTCTTTCTTCTCCGGCTTTCCCTCTTGAGACCCTCCAGCACGTCATTGAGGTCCTCGGCGCGGAACTTGTGGATGAGCGTGATGAACGTTCCCCTCTTTCCATCTGCGTGGGTTAGGACTTCCTTGAGCTTCTCGATTGAATCTATGACTTCAAAGCTCAGCCCCACGGCTTTAAGCTCGCCGCTCAGCTGCCTCTCCAGCTCCCTCCTGTCAACGACGAAGAAAATCGTGGGGTTGCCGAGCAGGCGCTTGATTTTATAGGCGGAGAATATCATGGTCAAGGTTTTTCCACTTCCCTGCCAGTGCCAGATTAAACCCCGGTTTCTTTCCGTCTCGCCCCTCGCGTAGGCCAGAGCGATGCTCACTATCTCCCTAACCGCCCGGTACTGCATGTACCTCGGCAGAACCTTTGTAAAAGCTCCACCGCTCTCACGGTAGAAGGTGAAGTAGCGGAGGACGTCAAGGAGGGTCTCAGGTTTTAAAAGCTCAACCAGGTTGTCCAGCTCATCAAAGCTCTCGCCCTTCCATTCATAGACTGGAACACTGCTGAGCCACGGCACTATGGGGAAATAGACAGGTTTATCTCCAACCGCAACGCCGATCTGCACGTACTTGAAGAGCTCGGGCATCTCCTTCTCATAGCTTTTAATCTGCTCGTAGGCCTTTTTCCAGCTCACATCGAGCTTTTTGCACTCGATTATGACCAGCGGGATGCCGTTGACGTAGAGGATCAGGTCGGGTATCTTGGTCTTAAACGGGTAGCCGACCTGGTTGGCAACGAGGAACTCGTTGTTTCCGAGGTTTTCGTAGTCAATGAGCATCAGCCTCCTCGGTTGAGCGGTTTCCTCATCCTTCACGGGAACGCCGTTCTTGAGGTAGTCGAGAACCCTGCGGGAACCTTCAACGCCGAAAGGGGTAGCTTTGAGGAGATTGATTGCCTCCTCCGCTTCCCTCTCGCTAACTCCGTTTATCCTCACTATCGCGTCCTTCAACCTTGAGATCAGGAGGGGCTCGTTTTTGTCTTCGAGGACCTCAATGCCCCTCCGGTAAGTCCAGCCTTTTTCCTTTAACCGATCGATGATGGGCTTTTCGCACTGGAGGTATTCGGGGGTTTGAGCGGGCATGGAGGGCACCTGTTTATTTATAAACATCGGGACCATCAGAGAGGTTGGATGTTTATGGATAAACCCTTTGGTTTTAAATATTCATGCAAGTCAGAACTTCACCTGATTTTTTGAGATTGGACTCTTGTGGGCGGAGGTGGGGGATTCGAACCCCCTATAGTCCAACACC
Above is a window of Thermococcus celericrescens DNA encoding:
- a CDS encoding type I restriction endonuclease subunit R → MVPMFINKQVPSMPAQTPEYLQCEKPIIDRLKEKGWTYRRGIEVLEDKNEPLLISRLKDAIVRINGVSEREAEEAINLLKATPFGVEGSRRVLDYLKNGVPVKDEETAQPRRLMLIDYENLGNNEFLVANQVGYPFKTKIPDLILYVNGIPLVIIECKKLDVSWKKAYEQIKSYEKEMPELFKYVQIGVAVGDKPVYFPIVPWLSSVPVYEWKGESFDELDNLVELLKPETLLDVLRYFTFYRESGGAFTKVLPRYMQYRAVREIVSIALAYARGETERNRGLIWHWQGSGKTLTMIFSAYKIKRLLGNPTIFFVVDRRELERQLSGELKAVGLSFEVIDSIEKLKEVLTHADGKRGTFITLIHKFRAEDLNDVLEGLKRESRRRKTIMNRKDVVVLIDEGHRTQYGELASTMRSILKSASFFAFTGTPIAKKGRDTYATFGYKDRPYLDRYFITQSIEDGFTVKIAYQARLEEDVHLKRELLEAFLSSKLEEIPEEYRGRVEEKLKKRLNAIKVFLKNPKRIETIAQDIARHYRESVEPFKAMVVAVDRESCVLYKHALDKYLPREYTEVVMTFNRDEGEVIKEYQRELEERFPGKDMAEIRERIREDFRNKETPKILIVTDMLLTGFDAPILQTMYLDKPLKEHRLLQAIARTNRPFIKNGENVKPFGLVIDYVGIFKELKRALEIYNEADIEGAAYSVEEIKEELRKKISKAMGYFDGLEPGRGREAIMAAVERLFRTNKGEEFGRLYREIRHHYKLLREDRDEFREAFKWLTEVYYAYRAKVDGVPPEVELKADEFFREALRFIHETVDIEEIKTDFPIIELDDEFLKKVMRERDKRRAFTNLIFSVRHYVNTHKGPLTEDLVEQVERIIEAWRHKKEERST